One stretch of Daphnia pulicaria isolate SC F1-1A chromosome 6, SC_F0-13Bv2, whole genome shotgun sequence DNA includes these proteins:
- the LOC124341998 gene encoding cathepsin B-like → MKTCKIESRTCSFPVTVVVVLCLLLVLVMSDQSFDTVNTTSSWSTNEMLLYSPRSGKSIPGKKWTDKLLAPFRSLMGARAYDPWRYFMSVKRRQVNERRSLSSPSGFYSSSIPAEFDARLRWPNCPTIGEIFEQGSCASCWAVAPTDVMSDRICIHSGSRHIVRLSAGNLLSCCKLCGKGCKGGFPGGAWMHWKKHGIVTGGSYSSDYGCQKYQFFPCYQPRTKGSIKNKCPKTDNTLLECRETCRTSYNKSYKQDLYYGESVYRIANDVRAIQLEIMENGPVQANLRIYEDFLHYKSGVYRHVHGQGLEYHAVKIFGWGIEGGTPYWLAANPWSKRWGNGGFFKILRGSNHAEIEDHVMAGIPKLDPVDEEEHFNLI, encoded by the exons ATGAAGACTTGTAAAATTGAATCTCGGACTTGCTCTTTTCCCGTCACTGTTGTAGTGGTACTTTGTTTATTGCTCGTTTTAGTGATGAGCGATCAAAGTTTTGATACAGTTAACACTACATCAAGTTGGTCCACAAACGAGATGTTGTTGTATTCACCGCGATCGGGCAAGAGTATCCCCGGTAAGAAATGGACGGACAAGTTACTGGCCCCGTTTCGTTCCTTAATGGGAGCCCGAGCTTACGATCCATGGCGCTATTTTATGTCAGTGAAACGACGTCAGGTGAACGAACGGAGATCGTTATCATCGCCATCGGGATTTTACTCATCGTCGATCCCGGCCGAGTTTGACGCCCGTCTTCGCTGGCCCAACTGCCCTACAATCGGGGAGATCTTCGAGCAAGGATCTTGCGCTTCCTGTTGG GCTGTGGCGCCGACTGACGTTATGAGCGACCGAATTTGCATCCACTCTGGAAGTCGACATATTGTACGCCTTTCCGCTGGCAATTTATTGAGCTGCTGCAAATTGTGCGGAAAAGGATGTAAAGGCGGTTTTCCTGGAGGGGCGTGGATGCACTG GAAGAAACATGGCATCGTAACAGGGGGATCATACTCTTCAGATTAC GGTTGTCAAAAGTATCAATTCTTTCCTTGTTACCAACCTAGAACAAAAGGatcgattaaaaataaatgtccaaaaaCTGACAACACGCTACTCGAATGCCGGGAGACTTGTAGAACATCGtacaataaaagttacaaacAAGACCTCTATTACG GGGAGAGCGTTTACAGAATAGCTAACGACGTTCGGGCCATTCAACTAGAAATCATGGAGAATGGGCCTGTTCAAGCCAATTTAAGGATTTACGAAGATTTTCTACATTACAAATCCG GTGTTTACCGGCATGTACATGGGCAAGGATTGGAATACCACGCTGTCAAGATTTTCGGCTGGGGAATCGAAGGTGGAACTCCTTATTGGTTAGCGGCCAATCCATGGAGCAAGCGTTGGGGAAATGGAGGATTTTTCAAGATTCTTCGAGGATCCAATCACGCAGAAATCGAGGATCATGTTATGGCAGGAATCCCAAAATTGGATCCAGTTGACGAAGAAGAGCATTTTAACTTAATTTAA
- the LOC124341999 gene encoding novel acetylcholine receptor chaperone-like: protein MASIVLKSLSIFLGLFFIFVGIMKITPNISKELHKDLRQEYVKYAKIIPLARWFNVKIPSKWYRRIVGGLEIVCGIALTFIPHRRTKQVANWILLSLMIGAISLHWAVDDKLERSAPALVFFFMLTCRLVVEWQIQRQDKAEAAKAAAAALKPPSTGPTPSNIPAKLAKSE, encoded by the exons ATGGCGTCTATCGTATTAAAAAGTTTGTCTATATTTCTGgggttgttttttatttttgtagggATTATGAAGATTACTCCTAACATTAGCAAAGAACTTCACAAGGACCTG AGACAAGAATACGTCAAATATGCTAAAATCATACCACTAGCCCGTTGGTTCAACGTCAAGATACCTTCAAAATGGTATCGTCGCATTGTAGGTGGCCTTGAAATTGTTTGTGGCATTGCTCTTACTTTCATTCCTCATA GGCGTACCAAGCAGGTCGCCAATTGGATTTTGCTCTCTCTGATGATTGGAGCAATTTCTTTGCACTGGGCTGTTGATGACAAGCTTGAACGGTCAGCTCCAGCATTagtctttttctttatgttgACTTGCCGCCTGGTGGTGGAGTGGCAGATTCAGCGCCAGGACAAAGCAGAAGCTgcaaaagcagcagcagcagcactcaaaCCGCCTAGTACGGGACCCACACCATCAAACATCCCTGCCAAACTGGCAAAGAGTGAATAG